A single genomic interval of Meleagris gallopavo isolate NT-WF06-2002-E0010 breed Aviagen turkey brand Nicholas breeding stock chromosome 6, Turkey_5.1, whole genome shotgun sequence harbors:
- the CLDN12 gene encoding LOW QUALITY PROTEIN: claudin-12 (The sequence of the model RefSeq protein was modified relative to this genomic sequence to represent the inferred CDS: inserted 1 base in 1 codon), whose product MGCRDVHAATVLAFLSGTASVAGLLAAVLLPNWRQMRLYTYNKNERNVTIYTGLWIKCARFDGSRDCVIYDPQWYTAVDQLDLRVLQFALPLSMFTAVSALFLCMIGMCNTAFVSSVPNVKLXKCLVNSAGCHLVAGLLFLLACAICLTPSIWVIFYNNYLNRKYEPVFSFDISVFIAIASAGGLFFTSVLLFLWYCACKSLPSPFWQPLYSHAPSMHSYASQPYSARSRLSAMEIDIPVVTHTS is encoded by the exons ATGGGCTGCAGGGATGTTCATGCAGCAACAGTGCTGGCCTTCCTCAGTGGGACAGCATCAGTGGCCGGACTCCttgcagcagttctgcttcCAAACTGGAGGCAAATGAGACTGTACACGTACAACAAGAACGAGAGGAATGTGACCATTTACACTGGACTCTGGATTAAGTGTGCTCGCTTTGATGGGAGCAGAGACTGTGTGATATATGACCCACAGTGGTACACGGCGGTTGATCAGCTGGATTTGCGCGTTCTTCAGTTTGCTCTTCCACTGAGTATGTTTACTGCTGTCTCAGCTCTGTTTCTCTGCATGATTGGCATGTGTAACACAGCCTTTGTATCAAGCGTGCCAAACGTCAAAT GCAAATGCCTTGTGAACAGTGCGGGCTGCCACCTCGTGGCTGGCCTCTTGTTCCTCCTTGCATGTGCAATTTGTCTCACTCCGTCAATCTGGGTCATTTTTTACAACAATTATCTGAACAGAAAATACGAGCCTGTCTTTAGCTTTGACATCTCTGTATTTATTGCCATTGCCAGTGCTGGTGGtctgtttttcacttctgttcttttatttctgtggtatTGTGCATGTAAGAGCCTGCCTTCTCCCTTCTGGCAGCCCCTCTATTCACATGCCCCCAGCATGCACAGCTATGCCTCTCAGCCATATTCTGCACGCTCTCGCCTCTCTGCCATGGAAATTGACATTCCTGTTGTGACACACACATCTTAA